From one Branchiostoma floridae strain S238N-H82 chromosome 3, Bfl_VNyyK, whole genome shotgun sequence genomic stretch:
- the LOC118410795 gene encoding DC-STAMP domain-containing protein 2-like isoform X2, which produces MSALLKMVGKVCFKCFGKCCKKCCKKLGKKCAKQCVKCCKKQCKKCCKRRLKQMAKNKAKEMMEKEKETKASAHIERVKFLAKQYHPMGKWDERCSCTICIKCVEKLCCCLCTSEVTESSNPIRRCCITGTRENSIAKTFLGFISGLMLTVLLYYLMIRHMNYSKGSADTAGCILGVILTVGMAVSAKFRCTILLMLPNFFSSRGRSVAMAYAMVLVMSGPYVNLQHNIEVGSRSMSCGSALAANQSEALADLIMSPVSHIIDAVEDVIQQLQEAAEKAKRGFIAVRDTIYSVGNTIKKAAEWLDSLAEGCGDKMDALEVCLDQMLYKNCFFCGMIPWSIRQDMCKTVNIVGKALCKATKKIKDMAHKLIVTPAANAMKNLEREFYFDVDIYHNYTLVKDVSKSGKEIREEILQEIKGRTETFRTLIRSVSNVMVITFLVLYIKAVSYRRKYMTKDRFDNLYITEEFKAMDKKRNDMWKETVLPLDYRDYYRYIHPAGFRMCKAEKNNLGKGLIFWLINVIYGGFIMAMDWSQWWLLTMVAIHADMQIDANPPHRIGMQIHGDGMLADMYRVIITSFDPIAAEDFTFDTTKCLPNPRFPDLSVYKRIGLIYGACLFTVIFESYGLRLRRATCASYFPDRERERVVWLYNHMLKRKGGLAATLRKWAARKAIERMAEEADQEVSFGPDREEYDSNVLDRCASSFPCVERLLKMCGWKGKKFCISCAKPGKQEDKKKFKHCENAGCKGIFCLACWVQINNTCTLCMRPVDYSDAAYVSEELDSSDEEEVRKLHQARKKRSSGSELRLRRLKKEQKMAEKQEGEEETKPPEASVEESDDSDADTDLDMGYQYTSADSESDSEDNDATRVRSNIELVTFQDVTCAVEHSGYDGNYIGQDQTYQYGHDDLTDIRIDRQ; this is translated from the exons ATGTCAGCCTTATTGAAGATGGTCGGCAAGGTCTGCTTCAAGTGTTTCGGGAAATGCTGCAAAAAGTGCTGCAAAAAACTGGGGAAGAAATGCGCCAAGCAGTGTGTCAAATGCTGCAAGAAGCAGTGTAAAAAATGCTGCAAGAGGCGCCTGAAGCAAATGGCCAAAAACAAGGCAAAGGAGATGatggagaaagagaaagaaacgaAAGCGTCTGCCCATATCGAGAGGGTGAAGTTTCTTGCTAAACAGTACCATCCCATGGGTAAATGGGACGAGAGGTGTTCTTGTACAATCTGCATTAAGTGTGTGGAGAAGCTGTGTTGTTGTCTATGCACATCGGAAGTGACAGAATCGTCTAACCCCATACGAAGATGCTGCATCACCGGCACGAGGGAGAACAGCATAGCAAAGACCTTCCTCGGTTTTATCT CTGGCCTAATGTTAACGGTTCTCCTGTACTATTTGATGATCCGCCACATGAACTACTCCAAGGGAAGCGCGGATACAGCTGGCTGTATCCTTGGAGTCATCCTCACGGTGGGCATGGCCGTGTCAGCCAAGTTCCGCTGCACCATCCTCCTCATGCTACCCAACTTCTTCTCAA GCCGCGGCCGGTCTGTTGCGATGGCGTACGCCATGGTGTTGGTGATGTCCGGTCCTTACGTCAACCTGCAGCACAACATCGAGGTGGGGTCACGGAGCATGTCATGCGGGTCAGCTCTGGCTGCGAACCAATCAGAGGCTCTGGCTGATCTCATCATGTCGCCAGTCTCGC ATATAATAGACGCTGTAGAAGACGTCATCCAACAGCTGCAGGAAGCCGCAGAGAAAGCCAAGAGGGGGTTTATAGCCGTCAGGGACACCATTTATTCAGTAG GAAATACCATTAAGAAGGCGGCAGAATGGCTGGACAGCCTTGCGGAAGGGTGCGGAGATAAAATGGACGCCTTGGAAGTCTGCTTAGACCAGATGCTTtacaaaaactgttttttttgtggCATGATCCCGTGGAGTATTCGGCAAGATATGTGCAAAACTGTGAACA TAGTCGGAAAGGCTTTGTGTAAGGCAACGAAAAAGATCAAGGACATGGCTCACAAGCTGATTGTTACGC CTGCCGCAAATGCTATGAAAAACCTGGAGCGCGAGTTCTACTTTGACGTGGACATCTATCACAACTACACTCTTGTGAAGGACGTATCTAAGTCTGGCAAAGAGATCAGG GAAGAAATCCTTCAAGAGATCAAGGGAAGAACAGAGACATTCAGGACACTGATCCGGTCTGTAAGCAATGTCATGGTCATCACCTTTCTCGTCTTGTACATCAA GGCCGTTAGCTACCGGAGGAAGTACAtgaccaaggacaggtttgacaACTTGTACATTACGGAAGAGTTTAAAGCCATGGACAAGAAGCGGAATGATATGTGGAAGGAAACCGTCCTGCCTCTAGATTACAGAGACTACTACAGATACATCCATCCCG CCGGTTTCCGCATGTGTAAGGCGGAGAAAAACAACCTCGGCAAAGGTCTGATCTTCTGGCTGATCAACGTCATCTACGGAGGGTTCATCATGGCCATGGACTGGTCGCAGTGGTGGCTGCTCACGATGGTCGCGATCCACGCCGACATGCAAATTGACGCCAACC CTCCCCACCGTATCGGCATGCAGATACATGGGGACGGGATGTTAGCGGATATGTACCGTGTGATCATCaccagttttgaccccatagcGGCGGAAGACTTCACCTTCGacacaaccaagtgtttacCTAATCCAAGATTCCCAGACCTTTCCGTGTACAAGAGAATAG GTTTGATTTACGGTGCTTGCCTGTTCACCGTTATTTTCGAGTCCTACGGATTGCGCCTGCGCAGAGCGACCTGTGCAAGCTACTTTCCCGACCGGGAACGAGAACGAGTTGTCTGGCTGTACAACCACATGCTGAAG AGAAAAGGGGGCCTAGCGGCGACCCTGAGAAAGTGGGCGGCGCGAAAGGCGATAGAACGAATGGCAGAAGAGGCTGATCAGGAGGTTTCGTTTGGCCCAGACCGAGAAGAATACGACTCAAACGTGCTGGACAGGTGTGCGTCAAG CTTTCCATGTGTTGAAAGGCTGTTGAAAATGTGCGGCTGGAAAGGGAAGAAGTTCTGCATATCTTGCGCCAAACCAGGAAAGCAGGAGGACAAAAAGAAGTTTAAACATTGCGAAAATGCCGGCTGCAAAG GGATATTTTGTTTGGCTTGCTGGGTCCAAATCAACAACACCTGCACACTGTGTATGCGCCCTGTGGACTATTCAGATGCTGCGTACGTCAGTGAAGAACT AGATTCTAGTGACGAAGAGGAAGTAAGAAAACTCCACCAAGCTAGAAAGAAGCGCAGCTCGGGatcagaactgaggctgcgacGACTGAAGAAAGAACAGAAGATGGCAGAAAAGCAAGAGGGTGAAGAGGAAACAAAGCCTCCTGAGGCCAGCGTGGAGGAATCAGACGACAGTGATGCCGACACTGACCTGGACATGGGTTACCAATACACCTCAG CCGATTCTGAGTCCGATTCTGAAGATAATGACGCAACAAGAGTGAGGAGCAACATTGAACTGGTGACTTTCCAAGACGTGACTTGCGCAGTAGAACACAGTGGATATGACGGGAATTACATCGGACAGGATCAGACATACCAATACGGACACGACGACCTAACGGATATACGTATAGACAGACAGTAG
- the LOC118410798 gene encoding cytochrome P450 2U1-like, whose protein sequence is MIDLNVTTVLAVVFIVLVDAWAVWYYFRRRGTPPGPVAFPVIGSLVSLGDTPHETFSAMGRTYGNICSFWLGTRLVVVLNGYETMREAFLDKAGCFSHRPSYFLPKLASGGISGDSTPRPSHWRAQQRLSSYIVRSFTLGQTVSLERKITVEIQGLFDHVTSMQSAPFDPERLLLKSVANTICSVIFDVTFPYDHQEFCGFLELFKRNTDAASKIPLGNYFPFLRHLPIGGHKECFENSEVVQVFMKKTVAEHREKFDPEKLRDFTDVYLSKVRDANDGIKFTDDLLMEAIRDIFVAGTSTAAAALQWAILYMTVYPEVQEKVQDEIDRVVGKDRLPSLIDRSNLPYTEATMMEVSRLRLTGPLSLTHVTQQDTELSGFNIPKGTVIIPNVCSVSTNPEVWKNPLEFDPAGFLDSDGRLMKEGVFLPFSSGWCASNPGEQLARMLMFLYFSCLMQQFRFQKPDGAPPPSLRPKAGLNLVPCPYEIVAIPRT, encoded by the exons ATGATTGACTTAAATGTCACCACCGTCCTCGCTGTGGTCTTTATCGTTCTGGTGGATGCCTGGGCGGTGTGGTACTATTTCCGTCGGCGAGGGACGCCGCCCGGGCCCGTGGCCTTCCCCGTGATCGGTAGCCTGGTATCTCTCGGCGACACGCCGCACGAGACGTTCAGCGCGATGGGGAGGACATACGGGAACATCTGTAGTTTCTGGCTCGGTACACGACTGGTTGTTGTGTTGAATGGGTACGAGACCATGCGAGAGGCGTTCTTAGACAAGGCTGGCTGTTTTTCGCACAGACCGAGCTATTTTCTACCGAAGTTGGCCTCGGGAGGAATAAGCGGTG ATTCCACACCACGGCCCTCCCATTGGAGAGCTCAGCAACGGCTCAGCTCCTACATCGTTCGTAGTTTCACCCTCGGTCAGACCGTCAGCTTGGAAAGAAAAATCACTGTCGAAATACAAGGCCTGTTCGATCATGTAACCAGCATGCAAAGCGCGCCCTTTGACCCAGAAAGACTTCTCCTCAAGAGCGTTGCCAACACGATTTGCTCCGTCATCTTTGACGTCACGTTTCCTTACGATCATCAGGAATTCTGCGGCTTTCTAGAACTTTTCAAGAGGAACACCGACGCAGCCTCGAAGATTCCTCTCGGCAACTACTTTCCCTTTCTAAGGCACCTTCCAATCGGTGGGCATAAGGAGTGTTTTGAGAATAGCGAAGTGGTGCAG GTATTCATGAAGAAGACGGTGGCTGAGCACAGAGAAAAGTTCGACCCGGAGAAACTGAGGGACTTTACGGACGTCTATCTGTCAAAAGTTCGAGATGCAAATGATGGGATCAAGTTTACCGATGATTTACTCATGGAAGCGATTCG GGACATATTCGTGGCAGGTACGAGTACCGCCGCCGCCGCTCTACAGTGGGCTATCCTCTACATGACGGTGTATCCGGAAGTTCAGGAAAAG GTACAGGATGAGATTGACCGTGTGGTCGGCAAGGACCGCCTCCCCtctttgattgacaggtctAACCTTCCATATACGGAAGCCACCATGATGGAAGTGAGCCGCCTGCGGCTAACCGGGCCCTTGTCTCTCACTCACGTCACCCAACAGGACACGGAGCTCTCCGGATTTAACATTCCAAAG GGAACAGTTATCATTCCCAACGTGTGCTCGGTCAGCACCAACCCGGAAGTATGGAAGAACCCGCTGGAGTTCGACCCGGCTGGTTTCCTGGACAGCGACGGGCGCCTGATGAAGGAAGGGGTCTTCTTACCGTTCTCTTCTG GCTGGTGTGCGTCCAACCCCGGCGAGCAGCTGGCGCGCATGCTGATGTTCCTGTACTTCTCCTGCCTCATGCAGCAGTTCCGCTTCCAGAAGCCAGATGGCGCTCCTCCGCCCAGTTTGAGACCCAAAGCAGGCCTGAATCTCGTCCCCTGCCCTTATGAAATAGTTGCTATCCCACGAACTTAG
- the LOC118410795 gene encoding DC-STAMP domain-containing protein 2-like isoform X1 yields the protein MSALLKMVGKVCFKCFGKCCKKCCKKLGKKCAKQCVKCCKKQCKKCCKRRLKQMAKNKAKEMMEKEKETKASAHIERVKFLAKQYHPMGKWDERCSCTICIKCVEKLCCCLCTSEVTESSNPIRRCCITGTRENSIAKTFLGFISGLMLTVLLYYLMIRHMNYSKGSADTAGCILGVILTVGMAVSAKFRCTILLMLPNFFSSRGRSVAMAYAMVLVMSGPYVNLQHNIEVGSRSMSCGSALAANQSEALADLIMSPVSHIIDAVEDVIQQLQEAAEKAKRGFIAVRDTIYSVGNTIKKAAEWLDSLAEGCGDKMDALEVCLDQMLYKNCFFCGMIPWSIRQDMCKTVNKVVGKALCKATKKIKDMAHKLIVTPAANAMKNLEREFYFDVDIYHNYTLVKDVSKSGKEIREEILQEIKGRTETFRTLIRSVSNVMVITFLVLYIKAVSYRRKYMTKDRFDNLYITEEFKAMDKKRNDMWKETVLPLDYRDYYRYIHPAGFRMCKAEKNNLGKGLIFWLINVIYGGFIMAMDWSQWWLLTMVAIHADMQIDANPPHRIGMQIHGDGMLADMYRVIITSFDPIAAEDFTFDTTKCLPNPRFPDLSVYKRIGLIYGACLFTVIFESYGLRLRRATCASYFPDRERERVVWLYNHMLKRKGGLAATLRKWAARKAIERMAEEADQEVSFGPDREEYDSNVLDRCASSFPCVERLLKMCGWKGKKFCISCAKPGKQEDKKKFKHCENAGCKGIFCLACWVQINNTCTLCMRPVDYSDAAYVSEELDSSDEEEVRKLHQARKKRSSGSELRLRRLKKEQKMAEKQEGEEETKPPEASVEESDDSDADTDLDMGYQYTSADSESDSEDNDATRVRSNIELVTFQDVTCAVEHSGYDGNYIGQDQTYQYGHDDLTDIRIDRQ from the exons ATGTCAGCCTTATTGAAGATGGTCGGCAAGGTCTGCTTCAAGTGTTTCGGGAAATGCTGCAAAAAGTGCTGCAAAAAACTGGGGAAGAAATGCGCCAAGCAGTGTGTCAAATGCTGCAAGAAGCAGTGTAAAAAATGCTGCAAGAGGCGCCTGAAGCAAATGGCCAAAAACAAGGCAAAGGAGATGatggagaaagagaaagaaacgaAAGCGTCTGCCCATATCGAGAGGGTGAAGTTTCTTGCTAAACAGTACCATCCCATGGGTAAATGGGACGAGAGGTGTTCTTGTACAATCTGCATTAAGTGTGTGGAGAAGCTGTGTTGTTGTCTATGCACATCGGAAGTGACAGAATCGTCTAACCCCATACGAAGATGCTGCATCACCGGCACGAGGGAGAACAGCATAGCAAAGACCTTCCTCGGTTTTATCT CTGGCCTAATGTTAACGGTTCTCCTGTACTATTTGATGATCCGCCACATGAACTACTCCAAGGGAAGCGCGGATACAGCTGGCTGTATCCTTGGAGTCATCCTCACGGTGGGCATGGCCGTGTCAGCCAAGTTCCGCTGCACCATCCTCCTCATGCTACCCAACTTCTTCTCAA GCCGCGGCCGGTCTGTTGCGATGGCGTACGCCATGGTGTTGGTGATGTCCGGTCCTTACGTCAACCTGCAGCACAACATCGAGGTGGGGTCACGGAGCATGTCATGCGGGTCAGCTCTGGCTGCGAACCAATCAGAGGCTCTGGCTGATCTCATCATGTCGCCAGTCTCGC ATATAATAGACGCTGTAGAAGACGTCATCCAACAGCTGCAGGAAGCCGCAGAGAAAGCCAAGAGGGGGTTTATAGCCGTCAGGGACACCATTTATTCAGTAG GAAATACCATTAAGAAGGCGGCAGAATGGCTGGACAGCCTTGCGGAAGGGTGCGGAGATAAAATGGACGCCTTGGAAGTCTGCTTAGACCAGATGCTTtacaaaaactgttttttttgtggCATGATCCCGTGGAGTATTCGGCAAGATATGTGCAAAACTGTGAACA AAGTAGTCGGAAAGGCTTTGTGTAAGGCAACGAAAAAGATCAAGGACATGGCTCACAAGCTGATTGTTACGC CTGCCGCAAATGCTATGAAAAACCTGGAGCGCGAGTTCTACTTTGACGTGGACATCTATCACAACTACACTCTTGTGAAGGACGTATCTAAGTCTGGCAAAGAGATCAGG GAAGAAATCCTTCAAGAGATCAAGGGAAGAACAGAGACATTCAGGACACTGATCCGGTCTGTAAGCAATGTCATGGTCATCACCTTTCTCGTCTTGTACATCAA GGCCGTTAGCTACCGGAGGAAGTACAtgaccaaggacaggtttgacaACTTGTACATTACGGAAGAGTTTAAAGCCATGGACAAGAAGCGGAATGATATGTGGAAGGAAACCGTCCTGCCTCTAGATTACAGAGACTACTACAGATACATCCATCCCG CCGGTTTCCGCATGTGTAAGGCGGAGAAAAACAACCTCGGCAAAGGTCTGATCTTCTGGCTGATCAACGTCATCTACGGAGGGTTCATCATGGCCATGGACTGGTCGCAGTGGTGGCTGCTCACGATGGTCGCGATCCACGCCGACATGCAAATTGACGCCAACC CTCCCCACCGTATCGGCATGCAGATACATGGGGACGGGATGTTAGCGGATATGTACCGTGTGATCATCaccagttttgaccccatagcGGCGGAAGACTTCACCTTCGacacaaccaagtgtttacCTAATCCAAGATTCCCAGACCTTTCCGTGTACAAGAGAATAG GTTTGATTTACGGTGCTTGCCTGTTCACCGTTATTTTCGAGTCCTACGGATTGCGCCTGCGCAGAGCGACCTGTGCAAGCTACTTTCCCGACCGGGAACGAGAACGAGTTGTCTGGCTGTACAACCACATGCTGAAG AGAAAAGGGGGCCTAGCGGCGACCCTGAGAAAGTGGGCGGCGCGAAAGGCGATAGAACGAATGGCAGAAGAGGCTGATCAGGAGGTTTCGTTTGGCCCAGACCGAGAAGAATACGACTCAAACGTGCTGGACAGGTGTGCGTCAAG CTTTCCATGTGTTGAAAGGCTGTTGAAAATGTGCGGCTGGAAAGGGAAGAAGTTCTGCATATCTTGCGCCAAACCAGGAAAGCAGGAGGACAAAAAGAAGTTTAAACATTGCGAAAATGCCGGCTGCAAAG GGATATTTTGTTTGGCTTGCTGGGTCCAAATCAACAACACCTGCACACTGTGTATGCGCCCTGTGGACTATTCAGATGCTGCGTACGTCAGTGAAGAACT AGATTCTAGTGACGAAGAGGAAGTAAGAAAACTCCACCAAGCTAGAAAGAAGCGCAGCTCGGGatcagaactgaggctgcgacGACTGAAGAAAGAACAGAAGATGGCAGAAAAGCAAGAGGGTGAAGAGGAAACAAAGCCTCCTGAGGCCAGCGTGGAGGAATCAGACGACAGTGATGCCGACACTGACCTGGACATGGGTTACCAATACACCTCAG CCGATTCTGAGTCCGATTCTGAAGATAATGACGCAACAAGAGTGAGGAGCAACATTGAACTGGTGACTTTCCAAGACGTGACTTGCGCAGTAGAACACAGTGGATATGACGGGAATTACATCGGACAGGATCAGACATACCAATACGGACACGACGACCTAACGGATATACGTATAGACAGACAGTAG
- the LOC118411720 gene encoding mucin-1-like: MAFNAYSRLTYGIATGGPIYPELIELAERPYNNVLESVFREEFGALLLEVRITGFRKGSVVVDYEVLLADTATEVTSEEVRETFLVALNETSGEFLPGLVVDQESVQVTEYQAGVPPGDTFPEWGIALICIGVILTIGTAGAVFLIRRWRHNHGKLDISKYRARSAKYHIPRAKVVLPMAYNDVSIEMETVGKSPDENVITNEMPSLDELDKDKSQVDSHSVKDTSITIEE, encoded by the exons ATGGCGTTCAACGCCTACTCGCGCCTGACTTATGGTATCGCGACGGGAG GACCCATATACCCTGAACTGATAGAGCTAGCTGAGCGACCTTACAACAACGTA CTTGAGTCCGTTTTCCGAGAGGAGTTCGGCGCTCTGTTGCTGGAAGTGCGGATAACTGGCTTTAG AAAGGGGAGTGTTGTGGTCGACTACGAGGTCTTGCTGGCGGACACGGCAACCGAAGTGACCTCAGAGGAGGTCCGAGAAACCTTCCTTGTGGCACTCAATGAGACGAGTGGCGAATTCCTCCCAGGCCTTGTGGTGGACCAGGAATCCGTGCAGGTTACTG AGTACCAGGCGGGCGTGCCACCGGGTGACACATTCCCAGAGTGGGGGATCGCTCTCATCTGTATCGGCGTCATCCTCACCATAGGGACTGCGGGCGCTGTCTTTTTG ATACGGAGGTGGAGGCACAATCATGGCAAACTAGACATCAGCAAGTATCGAGCACGGAGTGCCAAATATCACATCCCGCGAGCTAAAGTCGTGTTACCGATGGCTTACAACGACGTGTCCATCGAGATGGAGACAGTAGGGAAATCCCCGGACGAGAATGTTATCACGAATGAGATGCCCTCTTTG GATGAACTCGACAAAGATAAAAGCCAAGTCGATAGCCACAGTGTCAAGGATACCAGCATTACCATCGAGGAGTAA